The Odocoileus virginianus isolate 20LAN1187 ecotype Illinois chromosome 14, Ovbor_1.2, whole genome shotgun sequence genome contains the following window.
TGGTCCTCACCATCATCCCACTTTGCTTCTTCGACCAATGTTGCCAAGGCCACTTCAGTTACTACTAATGTATTTTCTGATCCTAAATATGAACATAGGGGCCCAAGTACCAACATGCTATTGGAATTAGGAACATAGTCACTGAACAATAagcagaaaagaagaaggaatgataataaaaatgataatcacCATTCTCTCCCGTCCAAAAGGAGTAAGAGAAACTCTATCTTCCAGGAGTCTCAGGAtgcaatgaaaaacaaaaggaaggcCAACTAAGAGGAACCAAAGTGTGTGCATCTACAAGCAGTGACAATAATAGGAGCAGCAGTGTTAATTCCCCGGACAGAATAATTGGTCCAGAAAACAGCTTAAACCAGATCATTGTTGAACCCAACATGAGTACCCCTCAGTCTTTATATGAGATGTATGCATTATGCCAAGGTCATTACTCCCACATCAACCAGATCTTAAGGAAGGCACACTTCAACAGCCTATCACAGTGAGGACAATCTCCAACATAATGAACTAGGTGCTCCTTATTCCAGActaaaatttgtttataaaagcaattgcacacatacactcatgaaagaaaagatactcagtatcattaatcatcagagaaatccaaaccaaaaccacaatgaggtatcacctcacacgcatcagaatggccatcatcaaaaagcacacaagtaacaaatgttgtcaaggatgtagagaaaagggaaccctcctacactgtttgagggaatgtaaattggtgcagccactgtggaaaacaatacagagatttctcaaaaaactaaaaacagagccatatgatccaggaatcccactcctgagtTTATATTCAAGTATAACAAAAAcgctaattcaaaaagatacatgtactaaAATATTCgtagcagcaatatttacaattgCGAAGAcctgaaagcaacctaagtgtccagcaacagatgaatggataaaaagctATGGTgtatatattcaatggaatactactcagccacaaaaaggaatgaaattttgccatttgtagcaacatggatggacttggagggcattaggctaaatgaaataagtcagacagagaaagacatatactgtatgatatcatttatatgtggaatttaaaagacacaacaaactagtgaatatagtgaaaaagaagcagactcatagatacagagagcaAACTCGTGGTTACCAGTGTGAGGGAGGAGAGATAGGGGAGTAGGAGGTACAAACTatgataggctcaaggatgtattatataatatggaGAATATTGCCAGTATTTTGCAATAAttgtgtgctagttgctcagtcacgtccgactctttgtgacctcatggactgtagcccgtcaggctcctctgtacatggaattctccaggcaagaagattggagtgggtagccattcccttctccagtggatcttcttgactcagggtttgaacacaggtctcctgcattgcaggcagattctttactgtttgagacaCTATGGaaattaacctttaaaattgtataaaaattaaaaaataatttttaaaaatgagtgctATGCTATGAATTCATTATAGAGGGGAAGATTACTTGACAGATGGGTGTTCTCTTGACCAGGGACGACCGGTTGTCCATGTGACCTTAGGTAGATCATTTATAAGAATCACTAGCATTTGCTAAGTGATTACTCGGGCCAGGCATGGTTCCAAGTACTTTGTGTGCACTACACCATTAAATCTTTATAACCATGCTCTGCAGATTGTTATAACCATCTTCATAACAACCCTATAACCACTTCTAGCAGTTTCTGAGTGATTACTATGGGCAGCAGTGGTTGCAGGAGCGTTGCAGATACTCATTAATTCAGGCTCTATAAACAGTCCCTTGTGGTAGCACTATCTTAATCTACAAGTAGGCAAGTGAGGTGTAGAGATGTTAAGTCGCTAGGTCATGCagtaagcagcagcagcagccatgccCATTACCAATTCACAGAAAACTAGAATTTGGGTGATAAAGtctaactgtttttatttttcctttgcgcTTGGTCTGTTTTCACTTGATCACAGTGGGCCTCGCACAGAGGCTTCATACTGGTACTTGGCACTTCAGACCAGAGCTCCTCCTCCTGTCCTTGAGCACAACAGCTCGATTCAAGATGGCAGCAGCGGGCCCTGTGCCGAGACACTGCTCCCGGCACTGTGGTCTGGAGCTGGGCCATGCACCTCTGTGGCTCCCCTGTGTGAGCTCCGTCCCTCCCCGCTGCTGAGATCCCTATAAAGCAGCCCTGCCCGTGGCCTGTGGGGAGACCGTGTCCTCCAGAGcgggggtccccaacctctggaatctagtgcctgatgatctgaggtggagctgattaatgataacagaaataaagtgcacaataaatgtaatgcacttgaatcatccccaaactgtGCCCCGTCTCCGGTGGGTGGGAAAACTGTCTTCTGCGACAtgggtccctggtgccagaaatgTTGGGACTgttgctctagagcctgagcttGCACCCCTCCACTCTTTgatcaaagaataaaattctcCTTTACTTCTGAACTAAAGTTAGTCTCGTTCTGTTGGCTCCAATGGCATTGGTCAGAGGGACCCTTGCTGCAGCCTGACAGGAAAGGGTCGGTAACAAGAGTGGCAGCACTGGGATTTGAACTGTTTGGTTTGACCCCAGTGGCCATTACAGTTCACCATGCTGCTCCATAGCTAACCCTTCGGTTTATGTTTTCACATAGAATTATACATTCACTGAGATTCCTTCAGTGCTACAAGTGACTACTATTCTAAGACAAAACACTTCCAGGATCCATTCTTCAACTGGTTTTGGCGGTGACCACCTGAAAGTGGACACCTCTAAGCCCACCTCTAGGCCTCTCGATAGTGGTCATGCTGAGTCAGCTGACTTGCTGCCGAAACtctaggacatcttttttgaatAGCACTAAGTAAGAAGGATAAAAATATCAATTCAGATGAATCTCAGATATACATCTCACGGTTCTTAAAAAATAAGGCTCTTTGTTCCCCAAAGTTGTTTGGGGAgttgtttttgaaaaacaaacaccAGATTGTGTTCTGATTTACTGTTGTGAATTAGAGAACAGAGAAATGATCTCAGGGTCACCCAGGATCAAAGCTTAAGATGTCAaggttaaaataattatttttcctctttatcaaCTGCTGTCTGTGACCTTGATTATAGGATCAGGGTTTACTGAGCTATGTCTTGGAGAAATGCTAACCTGTTTTTGCACAGAATAAACATGTTGAGTAGGAAAATGATAAAGAACCTGACTTCAAACATTTCTGTGGTGCAAGCCAAGCCCTGACCTTGCAAATTCCCAATTCTTATCACATCAGTTCCACAGCTCATATTCCAGGGTAATCCTCCCCTGtaagtctcctcctcctcctaggaGGCTGGTGTCTGTCTTTGCTCTAAGGGCAGATTGCCATGGATCCACTCTTACCATGGAGGAGGTCAACCTGTCCCTAAACTGAACCCACTGTGCAGAGCTCATTTCAAATGAAAGCCCAGCCCTGGTGAAACTTGAGCAAATTTAGCCACCATcacctttattttcctttgtactAAGAGTCATGAAGGGGTTGATGGAGTGTGTTATAAGAATGCAGAGAGTATAACTTCATGGTGAATAGGAGTGTGAAGAGGGCTTGAGGGTCAGAAACCAGAGTTAAAATTGCAGCTTTGTCTTTGTCCTGTGTGGCCTTGGATAAGTCATGTAACCTCAGGTGGACTAGAAATTGAATCTCTCTCAAGGGCTGTGTTGAGGATCAAGCAAGATGATAGGCATGAAAGTTTCATATAGTGGATGAATAAATGGGAGCTGCTTAATAAGCCAGAGTTATTGTTCTTCTTCTGATTATTGCTACCGGTTAATATTCTTGTCCTGATTTCTGTTTCCCTATAGAAACTATTCTCCATCCCCACATGGAAGATGAATTGCTAGGGTCCATATCGGCAGCTGAGAAGCTGGGAACAGGCTGGGGCCAAGAGAACCTCTGAAGAACAGAGCCCTGTGCTATTTAAGAGAATACAATACTTTGTATACTGAATTCTTTTTTGTATCGCTGGAATATTTTGAAGAAGGTGACACTAGCTTTACATATAGAAAGAAACCTGAGTATTTGAAGAACTCCATAAGAACCAGTTGACATCTAATAGTGCAACACTGGTAACCTCAACTTACCttctaaaagaatttaaataatacTGTGATAACCTGAGATGAGTACATCACCCATGTGGTGTTCTGTCTGCAGATGCATAATCTAATCTAGTTGTGGGGAAGTGTTGACAAACCCACAAGAAGGAACttggtattaaaaaaagagagagattgtaAGTCAAAAATGTCAGTGTCATAAGAGACAAAGCCTATAGCAGTATTCTAGACTGAATCCGGCACTGGGCTGTGGCTGGGAGCAGGGCATGCTGTAACAGACACTACTGGATCAATAGACAAAATTGGAATGCAGGCAGATGAGACAGAAGAGCATACACTCATGTATACACACAAAGtctcatacacatacatacatatagagaaagaggcagagagagagagacaccaaGACTGAGAgatgcagagacagagaaagagctaacaataaagtaaatggggtaaaatgttaacattaggTGAATCTGGTTAAAAGATATACAGTTTTCTTTATACTGTTCTTACAATGTTTAAGTTTAAAATTGTTTCCAAACGAAAGGTTGGAAAAGCATCAGAATGTTATTAAATAttgcatgtgtatattttaaaattctgaggctatttttagaaatggaaatattttccatGTAGACTGGAACATTGTCTCTTCATTTCCTCCCCCAATGaacccaataaaataaaagtggCCTCATCAACAAGCAACTGATATTTAAAGTTTTCacatagagaaaacaaacttgaGGGCCCTTACTTAGCACACGAACCTATGTATTAggcttgtgtgtgcttagttgttcagtcgtgtccaacactttgagaccccaagggctgtagcccgccaggctcctctgtccatggagatcctccaggcaaggatactggagttggttgccatgccctcttccagggatatATTAGGCTGATACGTATGGTTGAATGTGGTCTTTGTGCAAGACAGTATCGAGCCCACTCCCATTTTTTACACCAACCTTGGGTCTCGGTGTATCTAGACCCTTACCTTCTCACCTTATCCCATATTTGGGAATGAGTGAGATGTTCATTATTCTACTAGTTTTGTAATAAAACTAGTTACAACTTTGGTGGTTTTCCCTTCAGTCTCCTTTAAAATATCCTTGCATCCAAATGGTTACCTCAATGGGAAAATCCATGGATATCAGTTGCTCAACACAGCTGTAACTAAGGAAACGTGAG
Protein-coding sequences here:
- the LOC139038167 gene encoding protein VCF2-like produces the protein MEAQRAELVMKRRRNDNKNDNHHSLPSKRSKRNSIFQESQDAMKNKRKAN